The Asterias rubens chromosome 14, eAstRub1.3, whole genome shotgun sequence DNA segment TGCTGGAGGGAATTTCCCTTTTGCTTGGCGCTGGTGCGCGGGCTGCGGTCCGTGCATCAGATAGCGTTGCGGGTACCCCGCGCGGGTATATAAGCGCGTCGCATGTGCTCATTCGGCCTGTCTCTCCCCGCTGTTCATTTAGTGTCACTGCTTCTATCGCTGTTGTTTCTGCTGCCGGCTTGTGTTACTGCTCGGGGCTGTTCTGTTTAGTTGTCCGGGAGCAAGTAATAGACCAAATTGTGGCATTGGAAGCGCCGTCGGACTAGGGTAAGTAGCTGCTCCTCGTAAATTAAATCAGTCCCGATGTCCATTCATAATTAGTTACTAAATTCTAGTGATTCTATAGATTGCCTCTCATTTAACAACCAATCAGCCTCAGCACCTAATCAGGAACTGTAATCaatgccagtaattattcaaTAAACCAGCCCAATTCCGAATATTAATCAGTGTCAAGTGTGAACTAATGGGAGCCTCAgccctgtgtgtgtgtgtgtgtgtgattaaGCTAGGCGCCTGGGGGTAGATTTCACCCGAAACGAGTCCGCCCCACCGGTCTCTGTGGTAACCGCTCATCCAGAGGCCGAAGTCCCGAGGTACCCGGCGAGATACCGGGGTGAATCCGCTACAATATTTACTTATTGAGGTGTTCGAAAGCATAGGTAGCAACCTGATTCTTAACAAGAAAACAGGTTTGATCTACCTGTCCTGCCTGGCATCGATGTCCTTGGCATGGTTCCCAACTCTCGTGGTGGCTCAAAATCTGAAGGGATGTGTTCCCTCGGAATTTTTCCCATTGCTTCTATTTCGAAGTCTTTACCAGTTCCCATTTCATGCCTTCCATGCACGAATTTCCTTATCGCGGAATTCAAAGTTATTCAGCAGACTTATTTTTTCTCACTTGCCACTCCCCTCTTGTCTCTGTTAGTTGGTTTGACAAACAGCAGTTTGGCATCCTTTGATGCCACCATGGGAGTCTAGAGCTTCCTTCATCTGTTCTGCCTTAATTGTAATGTCATGCTTTTCATTTACCCAGAATTTCATGTGTGATTTCATAGGTGATATGTTCTGGTCACAAATGTCTTTACCAGATTGTGCATCTGAAAAGTCAAAGCGGCATATCTCTGTCCTTCCTCTATGCTTTAGGCCAACACTCTCAGGAATACTGGGCAATGCTAGCAGTAAGTGAGCATTATCATAACACCCGGCGTTATCACTGCGGAGAAATACTTTTCCGTTGTTGGTGTTATCTTTCTTTGCGGTCTTTAGCAGATTTTCAATTATGTTTGCCACTGTATACCAATCCTGAATGCAGCTTTCAAAGACGTGTACATAACAATTGACATCAAAATCAGAACCATCCTCCTTATTTGTGATGACGCAGCTGACGTGCCAGCTAATGCCACGCTTCTCAtaaaaatctgtaattttttCCCTATATCTCCTTGGCAGGTATTTCATGGCCCAGTCCATAATAATCAAGGCACCATCATTTCCAAGTTGACTGAGAACATTTTGTTTCCCAAGTTCTTGGTTTACTATTCTGAAAAGGTATCTTTTCCAGAAAGTATGTCCGACTCAAAGTAGTGAAAATTCATGAAGAACTCGGAATCTATCTATACTTCAGGCATTGTGTAGGCTTGAGCTTTACGCTTGATATCATTAAGTGTGGTTTGCAAGCCTTGACATCTATCACAAACACAATTCTAGTGTTTCTCCAAACAATAAATTAAACTGAATATTAACTGTGATTAATTTCAGTTGAGGtgataaaaaaaaggataaaagagaagaagaaataGACAGTAATGGTTTATAGCAACAAACTTCAATGGCCAACCCCGCGGTACTAGTAATTATAAAGCAATTGTTTACCCATAGATATAGCTTTAAAGCACCATTAAACATGTCATGGTCGAGgtccatttttgtattttactttttcctaataaaattaatttgatcTGATCCTAATTGTTCAACTTGattgcaaaataaatgaaatttattttaaaatcatgtttttttttaaaggaaagtcTAACTTGTTGCAAActtgacaaaacacaaaatggcaAATACTTCAAGACCTCTCACTcaaggaataaataaaaacccacaCTTTTGAAAGCATAGAGCTGTTGCTGAAGGGTGTGCaatatgtttttatcaaggacgtTTGGAAATTAGCCTGAATatagaaaatatttgaaatcaaaaaagggcaaaaaatcaatgttttcccttttttgaaattttgcaaaatggagTAATTTGgtgtaacagaaaaaaaaatgttgctaaAGTAGTAATCATCTGTACTGTTGTGTATGCAAGCACAAAGGTATGcacattaaaattatttttgtttgagatcAATAGGTTGCTTAGTTTTTCTGAAGTACCTTCTGTAAATTTGacgtaaaactgtttttaagcTCTTTCTTGTACATGATTTTGGGCTCATTTTTAGGATGTACCATTATTTtccaggggggggggtactgcagatttttttaatatcatttttgtaaatagtCTTCATAgtacatcaaagttgcaaaatgtAATTGGATTCCGCCGACCCCCATCTTTCACACCTGCATGACCCTTAAAAAAACTTGCActtaagacatgtatcgaaggtgggctgtaatggtgacagtgatgagaccgatgttaaaagcggagccattaacagctcaacaaggtgggcgaGTATACAAGTAGATCAttgaacatgtacaatgtacattgtatgcatGGTGCACTTAAATGTACATAGTACATGTGGTACACGTGATGCATCTGCTAAATTGTCGGGCACTTCAGCCAATGTGGTTTTGTGCTTGCGCTCTCGATAAATTTCAGACCTACGATAATTTTCAGACCTTTTCATTTTTGAAGAATCTCATCCCTAATATTACTTTACATGTTTTGTGAAGTATTTTACGGACAGCTTGCAAAAAGAGTACCTTTATTAAAATAGGCAACTCNNNNNNNNNNNNNNNNNNNNNNNNNNNNNNNNNNNNNNNNNNNNNNNNNNNNNNNNNNNNNNNNNNNNNNNNNNNNNNNNNNNNNNNNNNNNNNNNNNNNTGACCAGATATGATCCTTTCAACacctttgccattttttttcaGCAGATAGAAATACTGATTTTCAAACCAGCCTTGAGAGTTGAGTGGTTGCCAGGTTCTGAACTTGGGTCTTTTTGTGTGACCTGGTTTATTGCTTCATGCAATGTGTCAAAATTCTTTCGATCAAACATCTCGGCTGATGATTCGGAATCATGATTGGGGTTGAGCAATTTGAATTCATGAAACAGTGTGGCCATCCGCCTCATGTCAGTCATCACAGACCTCCGCACTTCAAACTTTTTATCCTGCTTGCGCttcattttgtcaaaaattcTTGCCCCAAACATGCAAATATGATGATCACTTCTACACAGATTGCCAATATCATCTTCCTGGAAACCACTTAGAATATCTTCTTTGAATTCACTGGTTACAACCTAGGATATGGTTTCAGAAGTGGTGTTGGTAATGGGGTTGCAGACTGCACAGAATCTCTGTTACAATTCTGCTTGTGACTCCAGAAAAAGTGCCTATTGTAGAACCCATTGCAACTGCTGCAAATGACCAACTTGGTATCAGGTTTCTGTGACCTTTGTGTCAACAATCTACTAGAATCTCCATTTTTGATGAGCTCTTTGTTATAGTTAAATTACCCTGTAGACGTAACCTCCTGAAAACTCTTTCACGCTCCCTTTGTGGCAACTTTTGGGCATGTTTTATTGCCTCCTCCTTTTTGTGTTTGCTTTGCATGTGTCTGTTCAGCCGGGCTTGCATTATTCCGCAGTAAGGGCAAGGTCTGCGAGGTTTTTTCTTGTGGGCTacagaaagcaaacaaaatcaaagggcAAATTTACTGTTGAGTCAAACATAACTGTACTACACTGTTTTACACTTTATCTGATTTGTTCCAGGATGGTTTAAGTTGGTATATGGagtaaaataaaaagtcaaaaaaggagtgattttttttaatctcctGCATTACTTATCTATCTTGTGGAAGGATTCCGAGTTGGTTAAAGATCCACAAATGGACTACCCACAGTATGGGGGGACATGGACGAGTGTGACACTTTTGGAAATGTCTGATCATGGGCTATCCGGCAATGTCAAGTACGTCCGTAATATCCAAATAATTCACACAATGTATGAGTCCTGCATTGTTGTGGGTATATTGGGTATATCACCACAACATTCTCTCTTGTAACCTCCTGTTCTGAAATAATATTCCAAGTTCACAGTGTCTGTAGAAATTGTGAAAATATTATCACAGCTCCAAAGAACGaagacaattttaatttgacatGTAAGGGATAATGTTATCTCAGAAATGAACAGTTTGAAAGCCAAAGCATTTGTAAAGTGGAAAAGAAAAAGGTTGTTTAAGCATGTCAGATATATTACCTTGATATTCACAGGTTGTTTGGTTTCAGAAGTAATGTTGACGCTGGTATGAAGGTCGCCTTCACTAGGTGAATTTCACATCCTGATCATCTGCAGAATCTGCTTTAAAATAACATGATCACAACAATCATCTAGTTGACAATTGGTAACTTCAGTAGAAAGCTTAAATTCTTAGTACATGTATTAGCCTTGATGGTTTGGGTTGAAATGTCACCTTTCAGTTTGCTTATTACAAAGGGTTTTGTCAACAACACAAAACcacaaaaccaaaacgaatcATAATGCGGTAAGTTGCAtacatacaaaaaattaaactaATTCAAACATTATGATTTTGATCTGTAAGGCTTTTGCACGAGAGATCATCCATAACAAAAAACTACTTTCAAAAAGTAACATCTGAAAAAACTCAGCAGGAATCACACAtcctttttcaagaaaaatttctAATTCAATGGAGCTCTCCTgataaaagtaataaaacaaccttcggttgattttaaaaacacatactAGTTTCCAATATAATCAACTATTTATGTGACTTCTCCAGATGTTTGGAAACATTATCACAATTTAAGAACATTTTTAACATGCTAAATATAAATTGAATAAACAAGGATTGTGGATCAGGACCTTTTAATtcagtaataaaacaaaatgtcttaTCACATTAAGTTTGAGAATCTTCTGAACTGAATACTGTTGAATAAATGTGCTGTCTTTTGTGGAGAAATATAGTTTAACACTATTTTCCTTTGCTCATCTCACCATAGTCGTACATTGCATTTAACACTTTTAAGTATTTATACCTACCTCATTAGTTTGAAACATGGATTGTTTTGCTGCACCTGTGGATCAACAAAGAAATTAGTCACACAAATAGTGCCATGGTAAAGAGTTGAACATTGTTTAATTGAGGAAAGGGTTGATTATTGTAACAAAAATGGTGTATCACCCATCAACCTCGTCAGAGATAACATTTCGTATCTATTCAAAACTATAATTTAAGAAAACCCTGAAGCATGGAGGATTGTGGAAATATGGATTTATAAACAAGTATTATTTATAGCTACTTAATCAGACATTGTAGCCACATCTTAGTTGATCTCAGATATAAAGGTGTTTTGGTATTATATAGTCATCTTTTTGGGGCATTTTTACGCAGCAGTTTGAATATTTCATTTAGTAATTTTATTACCTTGATTCTTTGAGATAAAAAGTGCCACATAAATGTTGAGTCTTGATTGATGtctaacaaattaaaaaacaagtgaAGTATCGGCTGTTCCAAAAAGTTTCAATGCAACCAAAAGCAagcaattgtaaacaaaaaaaattaaacaagtaTACCTCTTAATCCACAAAGCTGGTCGCTGGAGTCACTTTCTATTTCTTCATTTTCACTATCGGGAATGTAATCATTGTCATCACTGTCATCACGTGTAGTATCGGAGTCATCAACTTGTGAGTTGTGTTTTGGGGAACACTTGTTGACATCATCAGCTGCAGAATTCTATGAAGTAACACAAATAAACACCATAATCATTAGCATTAAGGAGATAGGAATTGGCAAGCTTATATTGTTAGGCACCCAGCAAAATCTCAATTGCACAAAATGTAACTTCTTACATTTGAAAtttgtgttatacatgtattctTGTCATAGCCGTGTCGGAAATAACTGAGACAACACCATGAGCTTATTGTATATATTTACCTTGACAtttcacagattgtttgttttcagaagTAATGTTGACTCTGGTTTTTAGTAAATAGGTAAATGATCTTTATACATAACTACATTTGTTGATTTTCATTATTAAATTGATGGTAAATGCATCAAATAATCCTGAGGCAAAaggaattaattaaaaaatatattgacaaTGGCAGAATTTGTATTGAGGTAATACAAATTGGAAGTACATGATTGCAATGGGACAATAATAAATCATGCTGTGAAATcttgactgttttatttcagaaataaTGTTGAATTGCTTGTTCACTAAATTGAAAACATGATGTACCTTTTTCAGTCCACAGAAAGTGAGCTTGTCAAGGTAGTCATTATGCTTTTCCTGCATCTGCCCCATCTagttaataataaacaagaacaacagtaataaaacaatatttgttttttttagaaatcagTATCACAATATCTTTTTCTCAAGACTGACAAAGAGCAGCATTTTCATAATAAGTGATGGAAGAGATTGAACGTGAATATTACGCATTAAGAACTTGTGCGCTTATCCAGCAAGGACCTTTTAAAAATGCACTTTGCATTTCCTGGATAACATAAATCATTATCTGACTATTATGTCAAATGGAATGCAAAGGAGGGTTTAATAAGTATCAAATCATCTTTAATCAATGCTGCTTGCAGCGTTATACCCACTTAGAGAATTAGAACACATTACACACTATATGAATTCTAACATAGTATTGACaacatgttcaaatgttttagctAAAAGGGCACTGAACCAGCAGTGGAACCAGTGCCCATTTTATGTAGAAAATATGAATACAATTTTACTACAGGAATACGAGTATAAAGTGAATAACGATACAAGGCCAAGGTCTTATTCAACTTTCATGTTACATTTGGGACATCTATGCACAAAACAATGGGGTTTTAATTTGTCCTGCCTTTTATAAAAGGGTCCAATTTTACGGCACTGCTTACCAAGGAATTCCGGCATTCGGCCAATAGAATCATGCGCTTTACAGGCACTGTAAACtcagaattctgtggtaagcagagccatgaaatttatACAAGGTCTTCAGCAAGTTTGTTTTTCctaattttcttaaaatataggtttaaaaacaacattttaaaaacaaaaccatactAATACTTAACAATACCTTTCTCCATGGCAAGTTGGGTACACCATAATCAAACCGAAGTTCTTCCCAGACTTCAATGTCTCGAACAGCAAATAAGCAAAGATGTGGATTCTTGCCATCATTAACAGCTACCATTTTAC contains these protein-coding regions:
- the LOC117299076 gene encoding uncharacterized protein LOC117299076; translated protein: MVNDAVAPKANCKMVAVNDGKNPHLCLFAVRDIEVWEELRFDYGVPNLPWRKMGQMQEKHNDYLDKLTFCGLKKNSAADDVNKCSPKHNSQVDDSDTTRDDSDDNDYIPDSENEEIESDSSDQLCGLRGAAKQSMFQTNEVGINT